Sequence from the Cellulomonas fimi ATCC 484 genome:
AGCTCCTGCTCGCCGCAGCGGCGCAGGCGGCGGCGTGACCGGCGGGGCGGGCGCGGGCCGCACCGTGGCCCGCGTCGCGCTCGTCCTCGTCTCGCACTCCCGCACGCTGGCCGAGGGGGCCGTCGAGCTGGCCGCGCAGATGGCGCCGGGCGTGCTGCTGCGCGCGGCGGGCGGCGGTCCCGACGGCGGGCTCGGCACGAGCTTCGACCTCGTGGAGGCGGCCCTGCTGGAGGCGACCGGTGACGGCCGCTCCGCCGTGGTCCTGACGGACCTGGGGTCGGCGGTGCTCACCGCGGAGTCGGTGCTCGAGCTCGCCGACCCCGACCTCGCGGAGCGGGTCCGGCTCGCGGACGCGCCGTTCGTCGAGGGGGCCGTCGCGGCGGCGGTCGCCGCGCACGGGGGTGCGGACCTCACGGGTGTCGTGGCCGCGGCCGAGCACGCGGGGTCGACGTTCGCGGTCGCGCCGGAGGCGTCCGCCGGGCCGCCCGGGGCCGGCCCCGGGCCCGGCGGCGAGGACGGGACGGTCCGCGGGTCGGCGGTGCTGCGCAACCGGCTCGGGCTGCACGCGCGTCCGGC
This genomic interval carries:
- the dhaM gene encoding dihydroxyacetone kinase phosphoryl donor subunit DhaM, coding for MTGGAGAGRTVARVALVLVSHSRTLAEGAVELAAQMAPGVLLRAAGGGPDGGLGTSFDLVEAALLEATGDGRSAVVLTDLGSAVLTAESVLELADPDLAERVRLADAPFVEGAVAAAVAAHGGADLTGVVAAAEHAGSTFAVAPEASAGPPGAGPGPGGEDGTVRGSAVLRNRLGLHARPAAVVARLMAGFDARVLVNGVNAASVLELMKLGAVQGQEVVVEAHGPQAVEARDALLAAVEQGFGEV